The Quercus lobata isolate SW786 chromosome 4, ValleyOak3.0 Primary Assembly, whole genome shotgun sequence genome segment TCTAGTCAATTTTTAAAACCTGTGCCAatctttccctttgtccttatTGGGACGCGAGGTAAGAGAAGTTTTGATTATGAAAAGAAAGGGAGGTGGGTAATCCCTATGCTTGAATCGACATACTGCACTTGATCTCCAGCCTTTTGAGCGAGGTGAGGTGCTGAAACCGTTTGACCAATTTTTCGAGAACTGGAATGCTGCTGATACGAAGAGGAATCCCCTCTTCAGGAAACGACCACTCCTCATTATATTTACCTGTAATCTCAAAATCAGTCAGTGACTCCATTCCATGTGAACCACATTGCTTTCTAGGCCTGATATTGATACAAAGAGAAGTGAGAGTGTCAGGCAGCCAGCTCTCTTTTGAAAACTCCTTTTCCCCACCACATCCATTTGTGGTCTCAGAACAAGTTGGCAACTCCATTCTATACAAACTCCATTCCTCCAATTCTTTGCAATCAGTGATAACTAAAGATTGTAGGTTGGGGAGCTCTGCCGGCATCTTGCAGTTGCGAATATGAAGCTCTTTGAGTGAGGTGAGACCAGAAAGCCCATTGCCCAAAATTGGGATATTTGAAAGTAAGCTGATACTAAGAGATGTGATCTGAAGCTCTTCTAGGGAGGTGAGGCGGCAAAGCTGTTCACTCAGAGTTTCTAAGATATGCATTTGTCTGAAACTATCGATCAGCATCCCCTCTCctgaaaatatagaaaatttcGGACAATTAACTAATTTCAAGTCTTGGAGACATGGTAGATAGGCATCGTCGGGAAACTTGCCCATCAATTTTTCACAATCTCTTATAGTAAGCTCTTGTAGGGAAGGGAATTCTGAATCGCAAGTCAAAGTCGTCCAACTTGGCAACCTTATAAAGGACAAAACTTTCAGAGATCTGAATGGTAAATTTCCAGAGCCATCATCCCCATGAGATCCAAAATTCACCAATTCTAATCTGTTCATCTCACTGATATAGAGCTGTTGAAGAGAAGATAAGTTCCCCAGCGATGGCAAGGACCCACAAAAGCTGCAATTGGTTAGTTCTAAGATCACCATGTTAGGGAAATTGACCTCACTTAACCAATTGGGAAATTTACTACCACTGTATTTTTTAATGGTAAGCTTCTCCAAATTTGTATGAGGCTCCAGATTCTCGAGAACCTTCAGTGCACGATCATAACTAGTATTAGTAGTATTCCAACTGAATTCTAACTTACAAAGATAATTCTTACTTTTCAAGTCTGCCTTTGAAGCTTGTTCTTCATTGTCTACATTCTCCAACCTTGAGATGGAAAGCTCACCACGAAGACATGAAAGCCCGCCCAATTCACTGATCTTTGATGATTGACCATTGGGTTCGCCCACCAAAAAATTAGTCAACATTTGGAGATtctttaattttccaaaattaggTGGCAACTTTGTTATTTGCGTACTTCTTCTCACATCCAGATGGCGTAAATTAGtaagtttttcaatttcttctgGCAGCTCACTGAGACGAGAACAATTTGACAACAATAGCGTTTGCATATTATACAAGGAACACGTTGTGGGTGGTAAATTGGTGATGGACGTGTTAGACAAGTCCAAGTAACGTAGATGTTGCAAGTTGGCCACTTCAGGCAGCGTAATTATCCCTTTATCAGGTAAAGAAAGCACACGTAACTGTGTTGACAAGTTTTTTTCACTAATTATTGTATGCAAGGCAGGCGGTTTCTGTGTGTTTGAAGAGACTAATAAGATTAAGGTTCTCAGGGACTTTGCATCAAGAAGGGCCTCGAACTTCTTGTCGACATCAAGCCCATTCATCAACCATGCTAAATGCCGAGCCTTTTCTGGAATTTGCTTGTGGTCCTGATTCTCCTGAAGCTTGAAACAAAATTCTCCAGATACAAATTGAGCTAAATCAATGACAAGGTCATGCATTAAATAGTATGGTTTTTTGTGAGTTGATGCTTGAAAAAATGATCTTGACAATAGTTCAAGAAAGTACTTTTCTCCGATTTCTTCAATTGTCTCCTCACCATTTGGCTGCTGCAAGAAACCTTCCGCCATCCACATGAGAAtcaatttctctttttcaaaCTTATGGCCCTTTGAAAATATCGAACAATAAGCAAAGCACTGTTTGAGATGTGGATGAAGATGATTATAGCTCAATCTTAATGCTGGAAGTATGCTATTCTTATCATTAGGCAGATCCCATATCTTGCTATTTAGTATTCTACACCATTGCTTAGCTTCTAATTTCGAGTACAAGAGGGCCCCCAGTGTTTTTGCAGCTAGAGGTAAGCCTTGGCACTTCTTTGCAATATCATGACCAATACTTTTTAAATCTGGATGATCATCAGGATTGCTAGTCCCGAAtgcatatttttcaaataacttCTGGCAGCATTCATCTGACAATTGTGGTAGATGATGAGTAGTAATAGCCCGCATGATTGATGCAACGCCTTGATTACGAGTAGTCACAATAATTCTACTCCCGCATGCTCCAGCTTTTAAGGGAGCTGACAATAAATCCCAATCAAAGAAATTCTCGTTCCAAATGTCATCTAAGACAAGCAGAAATCTTTTTCCGCTCAATGTCGTCTTTAGACTGACTTGAAGAACATTCAGGTCTGTGACATGACAGTTCTTTGAATCGACCGACTCAAAAATTGTTCTTGTTACTTTAAAAACATCAAGTTCTTCTGAAACATGAACCCAAGCCCTGCCTCCACTAAAATGTTCCTCGACCCTGGAGTCATTATACAAAAGCTGAGCCAGCGTAGTCTTCCCAACTCCGGGAATCCCGACTATTGCAATTACAGGGATTCCGCTTTCCTGTGCAGTACCACCAAGCAAACACGCCATTAGTTCCTCTTTATCTTTGTCTCTACCAAACACTGCAGATTCGTCTAGCAAAGAAGTAGTCTGGCACCTGGGTGGTGGTTTCACCCTTGCACTTCCCTTGAGATGGAGAAGATCTCTCCGCGTTGCTAAATTTTGTAGTCTTTCAAGTATCTTTCTGAGTCCGTCTATTACACCAGCATAAAATGGAACTAAAACAGAGATTCGCTTCTTGAACTCTTCTGACGTAGCCTTAGCTTTGCCCTTGATATAATTAGCTTCAATTTTCTTCTTGAGTTTCAAATAGGCAGTGGTGGCTTTGTCCAGCAGATCGTCAGCATCGTAAGCAGCATGTTTGAGTTCGTTGAGCCACTCTTTCACCTTTGGATTCGTGATCTGCTTCTCCTCTGCATCGCTGAGAACTGCGTCAGCAGTCAGCAGCTCTATCTTTAGCTTGTCAATGAGATCCTTATCACCTGCAAAGAATTCTTTGAACGGGCCACTATCCACAACTTTTAGTAGTCCCGAGAGTGCCGATGCCAACGATCCGAACGTAGTCAGGACCATTTTTTCTGCTTTGCAATGGAATGATCGAAGAGAAAAGAGATAGGATTGTGAAATGTGAGAAAGTCTCTGCAGTCTACGAATTGCTTCTTGCTATAATTGAGTGGATTCCCAACTGTTAagagaatttttgttttatttttttcccctcctgtCTCTACTTTTTGACTTGTGGCATATACTATCGTGATTGTAACCCACatagctggattttttttttttttttttttttaaaataacaacctttttcaaactattttgtTAGTTAACAtcattttcaaactatttaaCAAAAACCTAATATCTTgagtcttttagactcgagTTCACTGTAACCAATCCAGACTGTAGGTGTTGATTTCCAGTGGAAGTCTAGTTCCTGGTCTAcacaaataaaaagagaaaaacagaggaaaacAACCTTTGCTTGAGGAATCACACAACGTCTGGGTGCCTAAGTtcatgggttttgggttttgctgCTTAAGTTCGCTGCCTGGGTTTGCTAGTCTGTGGGTTTGCCGTTGGCTTCGTTGCTTGGGTTTGCTAGTTCGTGGGTTCACCGCTAGGTTCGTGAGTTCACCACTGGGTTCGCGGGTTCACCGTTGGTTCGCCGACtgggtttgttgtttctttggttgacgtggattttttttttttttttctcagagagagaagaggaaggagAATAGACGGATCTTTTGTGTAAATCGAGTGTTTACTACACGAGTTCCACATGAATTTTAACAGAAATAGAGTCTATGATACTCAATTTGTTACCGTGAACTTAAGTCCATTAGCTTTGAGATGTTAGTTTACTAAATAGTTTAGAAATGATGCTctctaacaaaattgtttgtaaATGGatgttattttcaaaacaaatccCACATGGCTGCCTATACAAAATGCAGAGGATTCTGGCCTTTTGCCCTTTTTGCGAAACATATTTGGCATaatgcccctgtttcgaaactatataggggcgtgcCCCTGTTTTAAAACTCGATCTCCGTAAAGCCGAGTTACTTAAGTAACTCGATTATGAAGAAACCGAGTTGTAGCCAGGTTCTTGCCACGCTGGTGTTCCAGCTTGGCTTTTGGGCAATAAAATATTCCCGCGTTACTGTTTGGAACTCGTCAATGGGGAAAACGAGTTATATGCGGAATATGAACCAGTTTTTGAATGTAACGTCTCTAAAACTGTTTGTCTTCCTTCCTCTGCAGTCTACAGTCTCTCTCCCTTCCTCAGTCCGATCAGTAGCCACCGCCAGTCTGTTCAGTAGCCACCGTCAATAGCCACCGTCAGATTCTCCTATTTCTACCCGCACCCAAACCAAACCGTTCAGTAGACCTTTTCCGAAGTTAAATCGAAACCCATACCCATACCCACACTTTTTCAATCTCAGCACGGCCGAAGCTCAACCCAATCTGTCTTCGGAGTTAAAGGATTGCAAACGTATTAAGGTAATTTGTAAATGCtgagttcaaattttaattttttccctttgcatGTAATCTGATTTGAGTGTCGCTTCCTAAGTTTTTCGCTGTTAGATTGTTGTCTATCTGTATTCATAATTATTGTTGCTGTTTTAgctttgttgggtttggttttgaagtgggtttggttttgaagtgtTTTATGACGCACATCTAGGGCAGAAATTCATGTAAAATACAGTTAGCATGACAACGGTGTTCATTGTTAGGGGAAATTGGTTTGTAATTCATATAGTTTGAAAGTGTATCAAATCAATCTCTATTTTTTCCAGAAATTATGTCACAAGTTATGTCATGATTTTGAATTagggaaaatttctttttaattcaatgCTGAATGATGTTGAATTGGGAAGCTATTGGTTTTACAAGCTTCAAAGTTACTGGTTTTTACAAGCTTCCACtctgtttagtttttattataatagatataATGTGTGTATAATGGATATGCACGCATATATGTACACACAGACCATGGACATCCTAAAACCTTTGCTGCCATTTACTCTGCTTAGGGCTCTAACTGTGCCATATTGTTTTTATTCAACATCTAAgttttggtttgtaatttttttttttcatgtcatTATCCTTGTAATATCATACGGGAACATATAAACTTACTTACCACATCAGTTGAAAGTCACTTACATTTTGTGTACAGATGCATATTTGATTGTCTTAAGAGACTAGAATTGTCTTAGAAGTTGttaaagtactttttttttttatttggttattaGTATTCCTAGCCTTTGTAAGAAAGGATTTAGAAGTAGCCTATATAATGAACATTCCAACTTTTTTCAATCGCAATTGCTATATCTTACCTAAATGTGAGTGCTTAGGAAAGCCTAGGCCTAGGTGTGATTGGCCAATGttttatctttgtttatttgatgttctttttattgtttaaataccaAACAGCCATCAACACAATCAATATGTTATCAAGAATCTAGTTTAGTGTTGAAATTCCTAAAAAGGCTACATCAAATTTGGTATTAAAGCCCGTTTAAGCTCCTGTCTTGTGTCAGATTAGCAGCTTCTGTGGGTTATGTTTGGTGACTAAGTACAtcgaattattattattatcatctattACATTTGGGGTTGAAAAGGGAACTTAGTGGCCTTAGTGGCCTTTTAGGGTCACCCAATCCTTTCATAATAGATTGGGTTAGGTTAGGGAGCATTGAGATTTGTGGTGGCTTTTGGGAATGGAAATAGTACATCCTCTAGGGTGCTTCTGACGGACCTAgggctttgtttatttatttatttttttggtggtttggcCTACTATACTTATTTCCCTAGGGTATTGATTTCTGTGTGTCGGAATTAATTTTTGACTCTATAAAGTGTAGGGTTTTGAATGGGGTTtgatatgtaatttaattaatggaaaagaatggaatatgAATTGCCACTAGGCTTTTGATGCAGATGGAAAATtgcaataaagaaacaaaagtaggaattaaattgagattttgagagagagagaggtcatGTAGGTTGGCAGTGATAGTGGGGCAGGGTGGGTTGGTTGCTGTGGGGGGATGGGGGTGGTCAATGGATTGGGAATgaaaaacagcaaaaataattacaaaaaaaatgttcactGTGGGTTATCTTGGCTACAACTGGTGGATTGCTGGTCTAATCTTTTGTGTTGGAAGAGCTTTATTGGTCGACTTGTGCAATGGTTTCTCTTGTGGTTTGGAGTGGTTAGCTTAGGGAAGGGAGTTGGCTACTTACTCGAGGGTTGGAGGTGTTCTGTTGTGCTctctaaaaatgttttatgtgTTTTAAGGCCAGGCCTAAAACCTTTTAGGCCTCTCTTAATTGTGTTTTCCCACCcaacctaaaatattttcaggaaaaCTAGGATTCACCTGCACgaaacacataaaaacaatgaaaacatttttggaAAGCGACAATCTTTTGCGTTACTGTCAACATATTAGGCTTCACGAACTATTCCTTGTTtatattttagtgttttactttaactcttccttgataTGATAAATCGATTGAAAATCAGTGTATATAGATGCATGATGTATAATTCAGTTTAGCAattatatgttttcaattttctgtcAAATCTGTCTTTCACTCTGTCTCTCTGTATTTGTTTCTGTGAGTTTGTTGTAGAACATTCAATTACTTGCCTGTGTTTACTTGCAAAAGCCAAGCTTTTCTTCACTATTACTTGCCTGTGTTTACGTGTCTAACATGATTGCATGCGTGTCAGATATGCAGCAAGTGGGAAATGTGGATCCTGGACCGACGGTTGGTACACAGTTGACGCGGCAGCCGGTTCATCGATCCACGCTACTTTGGGAGACGCCAGCCGGTCAGGTGTGTAGTTGTACTGAACTTTTGACAtgtcaaaatcatttaattttatttctgtaCGGTTCTTTGATTCTTTGCAAATAGACGTTGGACATGGTAGAATGTTTTGGTTTACGCAGAATTGTATTTAATCCAAAGAGAAAATGGCATGAAACATAAATAATCAAGAACATTGTATGGAGCAGAAATGTTCAAAGTCAGTACATGTCATTTAGAAGCTATAGTAATCAATAAGAAATTGAATCCGCTACTATTCTTTTTTCCAAACATGCGCACACAATTACGCGTGGCTACACATAAGACAACTAACGACCTTGATTCCTAATTCCCTACTCCATTTGACATAGTGAGGCACTTTGTTCATTCATTTAAAAACATGATGCCCATCACCTTAGTGCTAATTTTAAACAATGTCATTCATGTTGAATTTGATCCTATCTGCTATTGAGGTAGAGCGAATAAGCAATTAACATTGTAACTAACGTTTTGCAAAATGTTCGGGACTAACTAGTTAGCCTACTGTTTcttgcatattattattatgtagcATTGTTATAGTTATTTCGTGTGCACTATCCTAAGACAATGCTCTTTCGTGTGCAGGTAGTGCCAGGCGTGTTAAACTGCAGACGCCGAAGTTGCAAGTTACCCGAGCATGGGCTTGACCCACGGATTGCTCGGTACATAAATGAGGCGGGTTTTGAAGGGTTATTCAAGGTTCCAAACATGGAAGTGGATCATGCGTTGATCACAGCTCTAGTTGAGCGTTGGCGTCCGGAGACGCACACATTCCACCTACCGCATGGAGAGATGAGCATCACCTTACAAGATATTGAGGTGATGCTAGGGGTTCCTGTTGATGGGTTGCCAATTACTGGGGCTGTGAAGATAGAGTGGCCTACATTGTGTCTTGAGTTATTGGGTCATCGTCCACCAGACCCGATACCGCATCCGCATGAGAACACCTCTATCCTTGCTGGGGCGAGGCTCAGATTCACGTGGCTGGATGCACTATTTAGTGGTCCCCTAGCTGCGGATGCTACTGATGAGGTAGTGCAGCAACATGCGCGCTATCACATACTCGATCGGTTGGGGACAATTTTGTTTATGGATAAGTCGGCAGACCGGGTGTCGGTGCTGCCTCTACAGTTCCTAAACCCAATCAGCAACGCGAAGAGATACAGTTGGGGTAGTGGGGCATTAGCCTGGTTGTACAGGCACTTATGCAAGGCATCGGAGTCGAAGGCGAAGCAGATTGGAGGAGCAGTAATGTTGGTGCAGCTGTGGGCGTATTCGAGGTTCCCACTGATATGCCCTGTTATGAGGTTGCCACTACCGCCAGTGGAGGCAGGTCCCTTTGCCAATCGGTATGTTATTTGAGTAGTTTGATACAATTGTCAagtactattattttttttcaataaatgtttGGTATGATTTGTGGTGCCTACATATATTTGTAAGACTGTCTTGCTTTTATGATTAAAGCATGCTATTTTGCGAAAGACAAATTTCTTCACCTTATGTCAATCATTATATTTGcatgattattattttggttagtCTGATTCCAATTTAAATTCCAATATCTTACTGCATTTAGTTAATATTAGAAATGCTAAAATGTATTGGCAATGCTAAAGCATTGCTGTTTTGGCCAATGTCCTTTTCTGCCTGGTAGTAGTTTTGAATTTGCAAGATAATTAGGGCCATAACctagccaagagccttgtagtttAATTGGCACCTCCTAGTGTTTTTGACGTAGACATgcagggttcaaatcccccactccaactatcaaattatgaaaaaataaaaaatagaatcagGGCCATAACTTAACTTTACCCTATGCTTAACTATTTTTATATGGTAAGACAAATAAGTATATATTACATGTATATAACACCTCTAatacagaagaagaaagaagagattaaATCATATACTTTCAACAAATCCCCAAGTCAAGAATCTCTCGATCTTTAgatctttctaatttttagtaaaataagtggTGGAAACCCATAATGACTTGTGTTCGATATCATAGATAACCTTGGGTTTTCACTTCTCAGATGGTTTGGGTTTAATATTCCTCCTTCAAATTTCAATCTAATGTGTTTTTGATAATTGTGTTTAGAAATGAAGtattggttttttggttttcaaaaatCATTCATCATAGAATATACATAAATTGATATATGAGATGTAAATGAGTCAAGAGCTCCTTGGCACTAATTGTAGGACTTGGCTAACCAATATGCATCACGGTGGGTTAGTAAGAGCttagaaattaatttaaatcCTCTTAGCTTTTCCATCGATGATTCTTATTCTTGGAATTCCTTTATCGATGTCTCTAGATTGGGTGGTAGAATATTTTTCTGCCGTATGTCATTGTTGTTTAGTCTAAGGTTAAAGACCTCATGAATTATTTGGTATCACTTTTGATGTGTAGCATAAACATTTTATGTGGATTGGTAGTTGCATACATTGCCTGGTAAATGGGATCAGCAAGATAATGGAAGTTCTGGTAAGTTTGAGAGTCTtggatttttttggggttgatGGTAACTTTGATATGTTAATGAAGCTATAGGCctatttcaaatcaaaattgcCTCTATTAGCTTAGGGACTGGCCTCTTGTCCTAAAAGGGTCCATGGTCATGAGATGCTTACTAATGCCATAGGTTCAATCTGCCTTTTGTAGCTTCTAATGCAGCATTTGAGGAGACAACTGCAAATAGATTTTAAACTTTGGTAGAATGAATTCAgtccaaataaatttttttgactacattattttgagaaataaattttggtaTCATGCTAAAACACTTACTAGAAAGTAAATATACTAAATGAAATTATGTACGGTTATGTCATTggagaatttatattttgtcaataaataatataaaatattattcaataTGACAATTTCTCCAATTTCTCTATAATGATCCACAATTTCTATAATTGCTCTACTACCCGGTGAAGGACAAATACCAGACCAACCccaaccaaattatccaaatcccAACTTTATCCACCACCGTGAACGACCCATATTCCCTAATCACAAGTTGGTTTTGTGATTGTGGGGTTCCATTGTCGAATGAAAATGTTACAAACGAAAAGggtaaagaaaattcaagaaattgaaaatacatTCACATGGAGTTAGTCACCATTTCTATCTAGTTTCCAATATGCTGTCTTCTATCCAAAGCTGAACCCATTGAGAATACAGTAAATCAAACAGGGCAGGGAGACAATAATTCCCAATCCTGCAATTGCCTAACATAGAAGGGTACTAATGCACTACTTTACCCCTAACATCCAAATAATCACTAACCCTAGCATGTTTGTTAGCTGCAATTTGGAAAGGATCATAAACTAACGTAAGCTAACCAATTAAAAGACTTGTTCCCACACCATGCATCAAGCCATATACCCTCACCCTCATGCCATCCccaattttaaatctaataaaTTTATAGGACTCCCAAAACCTGCTCTTATTCCTTTCCACAGTCCCACTCCGTGTGGAAATTCTACTCCGTCTGTAGTCCACTGGGAATCTTGCTCATATTTAATTCTCAGAAGGCATCTCCACAATTGGTCATTTCCTTGAGTAAAACACCATATTCACTTATCCAACATTGCAAAGTTGAAGGAGCTTAAATTTTTGAAGCAGACCAGAGCGGCCAGTGTGACGAGTTGattagttttggttttgaggagtttgattagttttggccccttttttaattactaaatttttttattctcttacaaaagaaaaccttgtatattatttttttgataagtaacaatctaatgaaaacaaatatatatatatatatatatatataaataaataacccttaTATGTTAGGTTTACACATAAGCTAGCCCAACATTAAAAACTAAAGAATGTCAGGCCCTTGCAAAAACTAAACAATGTATTCATGTTTGAAATTCTTGATGGAGAGGTATTTATTGAGGAGGAAGTATAGTATCCCCTTTCATTTCAATATGGGACTTTCAATAAGTCTTTCTTAGAAAACTGTTTTGTCCCTCATTGATTTTgacttgtttttatttgtatttttttaaactgGTAAGTTATAGGTGCACCCAATGGGAATCCAAGATTGAAAAAAGGAGCCACTCTTTTTCTGTCTTTCATTCTAGAGAAGAAAAGTTCCAAAGTtagcatgatattttttattttttatttttttgatatataacttta includes the following:
- the LOC115984605 gene encoding putative disease resistance RPP13-like protein 1, with the translated sequence MVLTTFGSLASALSGLLKVVDSGPFKEFFAGDKDLIDKLKIELLTADAVLSDAEEKQITNPKVKEWLNELKHAAYDADDLLDKATTAYLKLKKKIEANYIKGKAKATSEEFKKRISVLVPFYAGVIDGLRKILERLQNLATRRDLLHLKGSARVKPPPRCQTTSLLDESAVFGRDKDKEELMACLLGGTAQESGIPVIAIVGIPGVGKTTLAQLLYNDSRVEEHFSGGRAWVHVSEELDVFKVTRTIFESVDSKNCHVTDLNVLQVSLKTTLSGKRFLLVLDDIWNENFFDWDLLSAPLKAGACGSRIIVTTRNQGVASIMRAITTHHLPQLSDECCQKLFEKYAFGTSNPDDHPDLKSIGHDIAKKCQGLPLAAKTLGALLYSKLEAKQWCRILNSKIWDLPNDKNSILPALRLSYNHLHPHLKQCFAYCSIFSKGHKFEKEKLILMWMAEGFLQQPNGEETIEEIGEKYFLELLSRSFFQASTHKKPYYLMHDLVIDLAQFVSGEFCFKLQENQDHKQIPEKARHLAWLMNGLDVDKKFEALLDAKDNYAA
- the LOC115983258 gene encoding putative disease resistance RPP13-like protein 1, with translation MQTLLLSNCSRLSELPEEIEKLTNLRHLDVRRSTQITKLPPNFGKLKNLQMLTNFLVGEPNGQSSKISELGGLSCLRGELSISRLENVDNEEQASKADLKSKNYLCKLEFSWNTTNTSYDRALKVLENLEPHTNLEKLTIKKYSGSKFPNWLSEVNFPNMVILELTNCSFCGSLPSLGNLSSLQQLYISEMNRLELVNFGSHGDDGSGNLPFRSLKVLSFIRLPSWTTLTCDSEFPSLQELTIRDCEKLMGKFPDDAYLPCLQDLKLVNCPKFSIFSGEGMLIDSFRQMHILETLSEQLCRLTSLEELQITSLSISLLSNIPILGNGLSGLTSLKELHIRNCKMPAELPNLQSLVITDCKELEEWSLYRMELPTCSETTNGCGGEKEFSKESWLPDTLTSLCINIRPRKQCGSHGMESLTDFEITGKYNEEWSFPEEGIPLRISSIPVLEKLVKRFQHLTSLKRLEIKCSMSIQA